In Desulfosediminicola ganghwensis, a single window of DNA contains:
- a CDS encoding cytochrome c3 family protein, protein MVKKDMVRIAIFSAALLFLSLFLLAQPFAVFGAGHEQEQHPELSEQEQYVDCADCHSEATPSVYAEWYESVHGVAMIKCYLCHGTFESFVVSPQRDNCATCHADMLEKEPDTPCYECHIPHTFKVQE, encoded by the coding sequence ATGGTGAAAAAAGACATGGTGAGAATCGCTATCTTTTCGGCGGCCTTGTTGTTTTTGAGCCTGTTTCTTTTGGCGCAGCCATTCGCTGTTTTCGGTGCTGGCCACGAGCAGGAACAACATCCGGAATTGAGCGAGCAGGAACAGTATGTCGACTGTGCTGACTGCCATAGTGAGGCAACGCCCAGTGTGTATGCAGAGTGGTATGAATCGGTCCATGGTGTGGCGATGATCAAGTGTTATCTCTGCCACGGCACTTTCGAGAGTTTTGTGGTGAGCCCGCAACGAGACAACTGTGCGACCTGCCATGCGGATATGCTGGAAAAGGAGCCGGACACACCATGTTATGAGTGTCATATTCCCCATACCTTCAAGGTTCAGGAGTAG
- a CDS encoding NAD(P)-dependent oxidoreductase produces MVLEPQQTTVGFIGIGVMGKSMARHLMNGGCTTHIYTRTKAKAEDLVAEGAVWEDSVASLAAKCQVIFTIVGFPPDVEEVYLGESGILANMKEGGYVVDMTTSRPDLAARIFAEAEKKNLHSLDAPVSGGDIGAREARLSIMVGGEEAAFAAVLALFELMGKNIVYQGKAGSGQHTKMCNQIAIAAGMMGICESLAYAEKSGLDPKNVLKSIETGAAGSWSLSNLAPRIIDGDYAPGFFVKHFIKDMTIAIESADAMGLDLPGLKLARQLYQKLAEEGGADNGTQALFKLYR; encoded by the coding sequence ATGGTATTGGAACCACAGCAGACAACCGTAGGTTTTATCGGCATCGGAGTGATGGGCAAAAGCATGGCTCGTCATTTAATGAACGGTGGTTGTACCACCCATATATATACCCGCACCAAGGCGAAAGCTGAAGACTTGGTGGCTGAAGGTGCAGTCTGGGAAGATTCAGTGGCATCACTTGCGGCAAAATGCCAGGTGATTTTTACCATTGTCGGTTTTCCGCCCGATGTAGAAGAGGTGTATCTGGGTGAGAGCGGAATTCTTGCCAACATGAAAGAAGGCGGCTATGTGGTCGATATGACCACTTCCAGACCAGATCTGGCGGCACGCATTTTTGCTGAGGCTGAGAAAAAGAATCTTCACTCCCTGGATGCTCCTGTTTCCGGCGGAGATATCGGTGCCCGCGAAGCACGGCTCTCCATTATGGTGGGAGGTGAAGAGGCAGCTTTTGCAGCGGTCCTGGCATTGTTTGAGCTGATGGGCAAAAATATCGTTTATCAAGGCAAAGCGGGCAGCGGTCAGCACACTAAAATGTGCAACCAGATCGCCATCGCTGCCGGAATGATGGGTATCTGCGAGTCCCTTGCCTATGCGGAAAAATCAGGACTTGATCCGAAAAATGTGCTCAAGAGTATCGAGACGGGTGCTGCCGGCAGCTGGTCTCTTTCCAACCTTGCCCCGCGAATTATCGATGGCGACTATGCCCCGGGCTTTTTTGTCAAGCACTTCATCAAGGACATGACCATTGCCATTGAATCTGCAGATGCCATGGGTCTCGACCTGCCTGGCTTGAAACTGGCCCGCCAGCTGTACCAGAAGTTGGCTGAAGAGGGTGGCGCGGATAACGGAACCCAGGCCCTGTTTAAACTCTATCGCTGA
- a CDS encoding DUF4136 domain-containing protein, protein MKNMLVCCLAAFALLLGGCSTVRVNQDYKPGTNFSQYRSYHWQQPAASTSEDMRVQNPLLHERFQQAINAGLAGRGLFPGAPDFLVTYNYRIETRIQSEPYSTSVGYGYGRSYRYSGVAFGTGGMIRQYDVGILVIDFYDARTGALIWRGTGSEIVSSNPTPEKTTEFVNKMVSSILSQYPPI, encoded by the coding sequence ATGAAGAACATGCTTGTCTGCTGCTTAGCGGCCTTTGCTCTGCTCTTGGGAGGTTGCTCCACTGTGCGGGTCAATCAGGATTACAAACCTGGTACAAATTTTTCTCAATATCGCAGCTATCATTGGCAGCAGCCTGCAGCTTCTACCAGTGAAGACATGCGGGTTCAGAACCCCTTGCTGCATGAGCGCTTTCAGCAGGCAATAAATGCCGGGCTTGCTGGTCGTGGGCTTTTCCCTGGTGCTCCTGATTTTCTTGTCACCTATAATTACCGGATTGAAACACGCATTCAGTCCGAGCCGTATTCTACCAGTGTCGGTTATGGTTATGGCAGGAGTTACCGCTACAGCGGTGTTGCTTTTGGTACGGGTGGAATGATACGCCAGTACGATGTTGGTATCCTGGTAATCGACTTTTATGACGCCCGGACCGGAGCCCTGATCTGGCGTGGTACCGGCTCGGAGATCGTCAGCAGCAACCCCACTCCCGAAAAGACGACAGAATTCGTCAACAAAATGGTTAGCTCTATTTTGTCCCAGTACCCGCCTATCTGA
- the trhA gene encoding PAQR family membrane homeostasis protein TrhA, which yields MKTKTAILPRYSMPEEIANSVIHGIGALLAIAGLAVMTAFASLHGTVWHIVACSVFGGTMILLYTASTLYHSVQSRSAKEIFRILDHSAIFLLIAGTYTPFTLVSLRGPWGWSLFGTIWGLAVCGIILEIFLTKRLRWITIALYIAMGWAVVIAVKPMLSAVDAGGLWLLLIGGLCYTLGVPFYIKQSIPFNHAIWHLFVLAGTIFHYFAILLYVIPIRG from the coding sequence ATGAAAACCAAAACGGCGATTTTACCGCGTTACAGTATGCCGGAAGAGATCGCTAACTCTGTCATCCATGGTATTGGTGCCCTTCTGGCCATTGCCGGTCTCGCGGTAATGACAGCTTTTGCCAGCCTCCATGGCACCGTATGGCATATTGTTGCCTGCAGCGTATTCGGTGGGACCATGATCCTGCTCTATACTGCCTCAACGCTTTATCACTCGGTTCAATCGAGGAGCGCCAAGGAAATTTTCAGAATTCTTGATCATTCTGCAATCTTCCTCCTGATTGCGGGAACATATACCCCTTTTACCCTGGTCAGTTTACGTGGGCCCTGGGGATGGTCGCTCTTCGGCACAATCTGGGGGCTTGCGGTTTGTGGCATCATTCTGGAGATTTTTTTAACCAAAAGACTGCGCTGGATCACCATAGCTCTCTATATAGCCATGGGCTGGGCAGTGGTTATTGCCGTTAAACCGATGCTTTCTGCGGTAGATGCCGGGGGCTTGTGGCTGTTGTTGATCGGAGGGCTCTGCTATACCCTTGGCGTACCGTTCTATATCAAGCAGTCAATCCCATTCAATCATGCTATCTGGCATCTTTTTGTGCTGGCAGGTACCATCTTTCACTATTTTGCAATATTGCTCTATGTGATACCAATTCGCGGCTGA
- a CDS encoding acetoacetate--CoA ligase: MTQSKPLWVPDRERTENSLLKAFMRFVGQQLGAPIEDYSRLYDWSISDSPAFWSALWDFCGVIGDKGVKILDRGNEIERACWFSDAKLNFAENLLKRRDDEPALIFYAEDKVHYNLSFNELYNQTAAMAAWLKSIGIEPGDRVAAYLPNMPETVVAMLAATSIGAIWSSTSPDFGFESVVDRFGQIEPKVLFRVDGYFYNGKTIDLGERGERIIQALPSIAHDVLVPLLKRSSESSRPCPASTEKWGELLERFAGSELQFERRPFNIPLCILYSSGTTGKPKCITHKAGGVLLQHLKEHQLHCDIQPGDRVFYFTTCGWMMWNWLVSALGSEASLVLYDGSPFSPDNEILWRLAEKESITLFGTSAKYIDTMKKLEMVPVERVHLPSLRTLCSTGSVLTPESFDYVYESIKRDICLSSISGGTDIISCFVLGNPILPVYRGECQCRGLGMAVQVYNAEGEAVVNEKGELVCTRTFPSQPVYFWNDRNGNKYHNAYFARFQNVWYHGDYVKLTPNGGVIIYGRSDATLNPGGVRIGTAEIYRYVEDLDEVAESIVVAQDWQNDQRIILFVVLRNGTELTDKLTEKIKTTLREKCSPRHVPAKVVQIDEIPRTKSGKIVELAVREIIHNRDVKNIGSLANPEALEAFRDIPELR, translated from the coding sequence ATGACACAATCCAAACCTCTCTGGGTTCCGGATCGCGAAAGAACTGAAAACAGTCTGCTCAAAGCCTTCATGCGATTTGTCGGCCAACAGCTCGGTGCACCAATTGAAGACTACTCAAGGCTCTATGACTGGTCAATTTCCGACTCGCCGGCATTCTGGTCGGCCTTGTGGGACTTTTGCGGTGTGATTGGTGACAAGGGTGTAAAAATTCTCGACCGTGGTAACGAGATTGAGCGGGCATGCTGGTTCAGTGATGCAAAACTTAACTTTGCTGAAAACCTGTTGAAAAGACGAGACGATGAGCCTGCCCTTATCTTTTACGCAGAAGACAAGGTGCACTACAACCTCAGTTTCAATGAGCTGTATAACCAGACTGCCGCTATGGCCGCCTGGCTGAAATCAATCGGTATTGAACCTGGCGACAGGGTCGCCGCATATCTGCCGAACATGCCGGAGACGGTGGTCGCCATGCTGGCGGCAACCAGTATCGGAGCAATCTGGAGCTCAACTTCGCCCGATTTCGGCTTCGAGAGCGTAGTGGACCGCTTTGGCCAGATAGAACCCAAGGTGCTTTTTCGGGTTGATGGATATTTTTACAACGGCAAAACCATTGATCTGGGTGAGCGCGGGGAACGTATCATCCAGGCCTTACCTTCGATAGCGCATGATGTGCTGGTGCCGCTGCTGAAGAGGTCTTCTGAATCATCGCGCCCATGTCCTGCATCCACCGAGAAGTGGGGAGAGCTCCTTGAACGATTTGCGGGCAGTGAGTTGCAGTTCGAACGTCGGCCCTTCAACATCCCGTTGTGCATTCTCTACTCTTCCGGAACCACCGGAAAACCGAAATGCATAACCCATAAGGCCGGCGGTGTATTGCTGCAGCATTTGAAGGAGCATCAGCTTCATTGCGATATACAGCCAGGTGACCGTGTTTTTTACTTTACGACCTGTGGCTGGATGATGTGGAACTGGCTGGTAAGCGCACTTGGTTCCGAGGCTTCGCTCGTTCTCTATGATGGTTCTCCATTCTCACCGGATAACGAGATACTTTGGCGATTGGCCGAAAAAGAGAGCATTACTCTTTTTGGAACGTCTGCCAAGTATATAGATACCATGAAAAAGTTGGAGATGGTGCCGGTGGAGCGCGTTCACCTCCCCTCCCTGCGAACGCTTTGCTCCACCGGCTCCGTCCTCACTCCGGAAAGTTTTGACTATGTATATGAGTCAATAAAAAGAGATATTTGCCTTTCTTCAATATCAGGGGGCACCGACATCATTTCCTGCTTTGTGCTCGGCAATCCGATCTTGCCTGTATATCGTGGAGAATGTCAATGCCGCGGCCTTGGTATGGCCGTTCAGGTATACAATGCAGAAGGAGAAGCTGTGGTGAACGAAAAGGGCGAGCTGGTTTGTACCCGAACATTTCCCTCTCAGCCCGTATACTTCTGGAATGACCGTAACGGCAACAAATATCACAATGCATATTTCGCCAGGTTTCAAAATGTATGGTATCACGGAGACTATGTCAAACTGACTCCCAACGGCGGTGTGATCATATACGGCCGCTCCGATGCCACACTGAACCCTGGCGGCGTGCGTATCGGCACCGCAGAAATTTACAGATATGTAGAAGACTTGGATGAAGTTGCCGAGTCAATAGTTGTGGCCCAGGACTGGCAGAACGACCAGCGCATAATCCTCTTCGTGGTACTGCGGAACGGTACTGAACTCACTGACAAATTGACCGAAAAAATAAAAACAACCCTGCGGGAAAAATGCAGCCCCCGTCACGTGCCTGCCAAAGTGGTGCAAATTGATGAGATCCCAAGAACAAAATCTGGTAAAATAGTTGAACTCGCTGTTCGGGAGATTATTCATAACCGGGATGTGAAGAACATCGGCTCACTGGCCAACCCTGAAGCCCTGGAAGCATTCAGGGATATTCCTGAACTCAGGTAA
- a CDS encoding O-acetyl-ADP-ribose deacetylase: protein MLRIAVELIDITQLGVDAIVNAANNSLMGGGGVDGAIHKAAGPDLLAECIEIGGCETGSAVITGGYNLPAKFIIHTVGPIWRGGHQKEEKLLASCYRSCMELAIANSIHSIAFPAISCGVYGFPIRRACEIAFREVSTMLDSHGSIRRVIFACFDNTVYHELSKQLAKLEARGH from the coding sequence ATGCTGAGAATTGCCGTAGAACTAATCGATATAACCCAGCTTGGTGTGGACGCGATTGTCAATGCTGCCAATAACAGCCTGATGGGCGGTGGCGGAGTTGACGGAGCCATCCATAAGGCAGCAGGTCCCGATTTGCTTGCTGAATGCATTGAAATCGGAGGCTGCGAAACAGGTTCGGCGGTCATCACCGGCGGTTATAATCTGCCGGCAAAATTCATTATTCATACAGTCGGCCCGATCTGGCGGGGTGGTCATCAAAAAGAAGAGAAACTACTCGCCTCCTGTTATCGCTCCTGTATGGAACTGGCAATCGCCAACTCCATTCACTCCATCGCCTTTCCAGCTATAAGTTGCGGAGTCTATGGTTTTCCCATCCGGCGTGCCTGTGAGATCGCCTTCAGGGAAGTCAGCACAATGCTCGACTCCCACGGTTCCATCCGCAGGGTAATTTTTGCCTGTTTCGATAACACTGTCTATCATGAGTTGAGTAAACAACTCGCTAAACTGGAAGCACGGGGACATTAA
- a CDS encoding PqiA/YebS family transporter subunit: protein MISSPTPNVSACPQCDILLQHHETPDHHASVCPRCGFVMRNNRPGTVDKVLALSITGLLVYLPAILLPLITLEKLGMSDKANVVDTVLQFFANKYYFVSFMTLVSTIVFPLMLLLLTFIISLQLKRNHPSKMLARLFRAYCHLEEWAMVEVFLLAILISIFKMIHTANIVFNAGLFCFIALVFVTFGICVVLDKVRYWELLDPTETAPATLLVKENQRLDKQPELTAAQAGFALCLTCHKLLPTTNRSTEFSGQCSRCGEKVHLRKPGAMSRTLALVITSTLLLLPANLLPIMQVDFLGVPDRSTILDGILYFLKTGSYLIGIIIMVASIFVPLFKVVGLSILLCSAHFGMPYFLRQKSKMFRIISFIGRWSMLDIFVIALLISLVDFGFFTSIHVAPASTFFCMAVATTMLAAITFDPRILWDKCSPGSATNNSNTLNQ, encoded by the coding sequence ATGATTTCAAGTCCGACACCTAATGTTTCAGCCTGCCCGCAATGCGATATCCTGCTCCAGCACCATGAAACGCCGGACCACCACGCCTCAGTCTGCCCGCGCTGTGGGTTTGTGATGAGAAATAACCGGCCGGGAACGGTGGATAAGGTTCTGGCGCTCAGCATTACCGGCCTGCTGGTCTACCTGCCCGCTATTCTGCTGCCGCTGATCACCCTTGAAAAGCTTGGTATGAGTGACAAGGCCAATGTGGTTGACACTGTACTCCAGTTCTTTGCCAACAAATATTATTTCGTCTCCTTCATGACGCTCGTCTCCACAATAGTTTTCCCACTGATGCTACTGCTGCTCACCTTTATCATCAGCCTGCAGTTAAAACGCAATCATCCCTCGAAGATGCTGGCCAGGCTGTTTCGTGCGTATTGTCATCTCGAGGAATGGGCCATGGTTGAGGTTTTCCTGCTGGCCATCCTTATTTCGATCTTTAAAATGATTCACACGGCAAATATTGTGTTTAATGCCGGACTGTTCTGCTTCATTGCCCTGGTATTCGTCACCTTTGGAATTTGCGTCGTACTGGATAAGGTTCGCTACTGGGAATTGCTGGACCCGACAGAAACAGCCCCAGCCACATTACTCGTTAAAGAAAATCAGCGGCTTGATAAGCAGCCGGAACTTACAGCAGCTCAGGCCGGTTTCGCCCTCTGCCTTACCTGCCATAAGCTCCTGCCAACAACGAATAGGTCTACAGAATTCTCCGGCCAGTGCAGTCGTTGCGGCGAGAAAGTTCATCTTCGCAAACCCGGTGCCATGTCACGTACCCTTGCCCTGGTGATTACCTCGACTCTGCTCTTGCTCCCGGCCAATCTGTTGCCGATTATGCAGGTTGATTTTCTCGGCGTGCCCGATCGATCCACCATTCTGGATGGCATCCTCTATTTTCTTAAGACCGGCTCCTACCTGATCGGTATCATTATCATGGTTGCCTCCATATTCGTGCCGCTTTTCAAGGTGGTTGGCCTCTCCATACTGCTCTGTTCCGCCCATTTCGGCATGCCCTATTTTCTTCGACAGAAATCGAAAATGTTTCGCATAATCTCCTTTATAGGTAGGTGGTCCATGCTTGATATTTTCGTGATAGCGCTGTTGATTTCCTTGGTGGACTTTGGTTTTTTCACCTCTATTCACGTTGCCCCGGCCTCAACATTCTTCTGTATGGCTGTAGCCACAACCATGCTCGCCGCCATCACTTTCGACCCACGGATTCTCTGGGACAAATGCAGCCCGGGCTCCGCGACGAACAACTCCAATACACTGAACCAATGA
- a CDS encoding MlaD family protein: protein MQPGLRDEQLQYTEPMTDTSQNPDNELSPHPQIAQPEIRGNKGISVLWTLPLLALVICGWLLYQAITNAGIEVTVYFDDATGITSGKTQVMNKGIPVGLVKNLQPDIRKNKVKATIVMDKSMAESLVEDTLFWIVSPELSAASIRGLDTIVSGAYIAIRQGVSDREQRVYNGLDSAPPVGPEAPGLHLTLKADELGSIQKSTGIYYKNIEIGKVQGYELAYDKTILIHVYITPEYSDLIHTESRFCNASGFSVSGELPNIKVQMESLSALLRGGILVHTPKELSTSPAATNGSEFKLYKNFEDADYGIPMTMQLASGSGIVEGSTKIVYRGIDAGFVKDILINNDENKSVTANILLDPRAEFILRENTTFWIVNPSISASGVKNFRNFLTGSHITFKPGDGDFKNHFTILPEPPPQTPLRPGSHVQLKSSNGVNLSNGTAVYYKEIKVGEVVSVSLEPDSDEVLLTLFLYEPYGKLVFDSSIFWLQSGVDIEAGINGLKVDTGPLTRILSGGVVFTTPDRDGTELNETELQDKVFRLYGNYDSAVAATPALQPAGVQFQLITDDASSLSPGTPVLNKSLKIGHITGFSFTRDQESVLIDCFVQDQYRHLIHDSTRFYKTGSVEMSGGLGGLDLKFGSLESIFKGGINTITTPGNEADSTAGKLQQPLPLYADFDSALHAGDRTITVRFEEGISIEEGSQVRYKGVPVGQVTRIRFGEDLQSVDVEFRIEPGVAPLFKTTTRIWQVTPEISLAGIKNIETAITGAYLTFLPGAGKPTRRFTGLSQPPQPGYLEDDSLQLILEASHLGSLSMGSPLYYRDLKVGEVTGFELSPSFRIVYVFIRIEPRYAAIVRENSKFWNVSGARVTGGIFSGITVSTGSVEAIVRGGINIATPINEPAQKAVEKGHKFLLHDEADPEWLDWTSKMNSRQ from the coding sequence ATGCAGCCCGGGCTCCGCGACGAACAACTCCAATACACTGAACCAATGACCGATACCAGTCAAAATCCGGATAATGAACTATCCCCGCATCCCCAGATTGCCCAGCCAGAAATCAGGGGCAACAAGGGCATTTCCGTTCTCTGGACCTTGCCGTTGCTGGCACTCGTAATCTGCGGCTGGCTGCTCTATCAGGCTATTACCAACGCAGGGATTGAGGTTACTGTCTATTTTGACGACGCGACGGGAATCACTTCAGGAAAAACCCAGGTCATGAACAAAGGCATCCCTGTCGGCCTGGTTAAAAACCTGCAACCCGACATCAGGAAGAACAAGGTGAAGGCCACCATTGTCATGGACAAGTCCATGGCCGAAAGTTTAGTGGAGGACACCCTGTTCTGGATAGTCAGCCCAGAACTTTCGGCAGCAAGCATCAGGGGGCTGGATACTATCGTATCGGGGGCTTATATAGCCATAAGGCAAGGTGTCTCGGACCGGGAGCAACGTGTCTATAACGGCCTGGATTCCGCTCCGCCGGTAGGCCCGGAAGCCCCGGGGCTCCATCTCACACTGAAAGCAGACGAACTCGGTTCTATCCAGAAATCCACTGGAATTTATTATAAGAACATTGAAATAGGCAAGGTTCAGGGCTATGAGCTCGCCTACGATAAGACCATCCTGATTCATGTTTACATCACTCCCGAATACAGTGATCTGATACATACCGAGAGCCGCTTCTGCAATGCCAGCGGATTCTCTGTTTCCGGCGAACTGCCAAATATAAAAGTTCAGATGGAATCCCTTTCCGCTCTGCTGCGCGGCGGCATTCTGGTGCACACCCCCAAGGAGCTGAGCACAAGCCCCGCCGCAACAAATGGCTCCGAGTTCAAGTTATACAAAAACTTTGAGGATGCGGACTATGGTATACCAATGACGATGCAGCTTGCTTCCGGCAGCGGTATTGTCGAAGGCTCCACCAAAATTGTCTACCGTGGCATTGATGCGGGGTTTGTTAAAGATATTCTTATCAATAACGATGAAAACAAATCCGTGACCGCAAATATTCTACTGGACCCCAGAGCGGAATTTATTCTCCGCGAGAACACAACCTTCTGGATCGTTAACCCATCCATCAGTGCCAGCGGCGTCAAAAATTTCAGAAACTTTCTTACCGGGTCACACATCACCTTTAAACCCGGTGATGGTGATTTCAAGAATCACTTCACCATTCTCCCCGAACCACCGCCCCAGACACCACTCAGACCCGGCAGCCATGTACAGCTCAAATCATCCAACGGTGTAAATCTCAGCAATGGTACCGCAGTCTACTACAAGGAAATCAAGGTTGGCGAGGTTGTTTCCGTGTCTCTCGAACCCGACTCCGATGAAGTTCTGCTCACCCTTTTCCTCTATGAACCTTACGGAAAACTCGTCTTCGACTCCAGTATCTTCTGGTTGCAAAGTGGTGTCGACATAGAGGCCGGAATCAATGGTCTCAAGGTTGATACAGGCCCGCTGACCCGGATATTGAGCGGCGGGGTTGTCTTCACCACGCCCGACAGAGATGGAACAGAATTAAACGAAACCGAATTGCAGGATAAAGTTTTCAGGCTTTATGGGAATTACGATAGTGCCGTCGCAGCCACTCCAGCCTTACAGCCGGCGGGCGTGCAGTTTCAGCTTATTACCGACGACGCGTCCAGCCTCAGTCCCGGCACCCCGGTACTGAACAAGAGTCTGAAAATAGGGCATATCACCGGCTTCAGCTTTACCCGGGATCAAGAATCCGTACTCATCGACTGTTTTGTGCAGGACCAGTACCGCCATCTCATTCACGACAGCACCAGATTTTATAAGACAGGCTCTGTTGAGATGAGTGGTGGCCTCGGCGGGCTTGATCTGAAATTCGGCTCTCTTGAGTCAATATTCAAGGGTGGTATTAACACCATCACCACCCCTGGCAATGAAGCCGACAGTACCGCCGGCAAATTGCAGCAGCCCCTGCCCCTTTATGCTGATTTCGACTCCGCCCTGCACGCCGGAGACAGGACCATAACCGTCAGATTTGAAGAAGGTATCAGTATAGAAGAAGGGTCCCAGGTACGCTATAAGGGTGTTCCTGTCGGCCAGGTCACCAGGATACGTTTTGGTGAAGATCTGCAATCGGTGGATGTCGAGTTCAGGATTGAGCCCGGGGTCGCCCCACTTTTCAAGACTACCACCCGGATCTGGCAGGTTACCCCGGAGATTTCACTCGCCGGTATCAAGAACATCGAGACAGCCATCACTGGCGCGTACCTGACATTTCTTCCCGGTGCCGGTAAGCCTACACGGAGGTTCACCGGCCTCTCCCAGCCACCGCAGCCCGGTTATCTGGAAGACGATAGCCTGCAACTCATCCTCGAGGCATCACATCTCGGTTCACTCTCCATGGGGTCCCCGCTCTACTATCGCGATCTGAAGGTTGGCGAAGTAACCGGCTTTGAGCTCTCACCCTCTTTTCGTATTGTCTATGTTTTCATTCGCATCGAGCCAAGATACGCTGCCATCGTCCGGGAAAACAGCAAGTTCTGGAATGTGAGTGGCGCCAGGGTGACAGGCGGTATTTTCTCCGGCATTACCGTCTCAACCGGCTCAGTTGAAGCTATCGTCCGCGGTGGCATTAATATCGCGACACCGATAAATGAGCCCGCGCAAAAAGCCGTGGAGAAAGGACACAAATTTTTGCTCCATGATGAAGCGGATCCTGAATGGCTGGACTGGACGTCAAAAATGAATAGCCGACAATAG
- a CDS encoding universal stress protein has protein sequence MRITKIFVPLDLDQNSQNIVDYALFVARTFDAEVVFFHAVEFTTSGEMALGNLAYDDINTTRLEAVREQLAKITRNAHDKCKKCSYHALIGDVVDEILDYAQKEQADIIIMGTRSKRGIKKVLLGSVAERVLKKAHCPVMVVKP, from the coding sequence ATGCGTATCACCAAAATATTCGTTCCGCTCGACCTTGATCAGAATTCTCAAAACATAGTAGATTACGCGCTGTTTGTCGCCCGAACCTTCGATGCCGAGGTAGTTTTTTTCCATGCCGTTGAATTTACCACCAGCGGAGAAATGGCTCTCGGCAACCTGGCCTATGATGACATCAACACCACACGGCTTGAAGCCGTTAGAGAGCAACTCGCTAAAATAACCAGAAATGCTCATGATAAATGCAAAAAATGTTCGTATCATGCCCTCATAGGGGATGTAGTCGATGAAATCCTCGATTATGCCCAAAAAGAGCAGGCCGATATTATCATCATGGGAACCCGCAGTAAACGCGGTATTAAAAAGGTCCTGCTCGGCAGCGTAGCTGAACGTGTACTGAAAAAAGCCCACTGCCCGGTCATGGTGGTAAAACCCTAG
- the eutC gene encoding ethanolamine ammonia-lyase subunit EutC: MNNDSTGKPIITSDPWSKLRTFTDARIALGRCGTSLPVKESLEFKLAHARARDAVLVPADMVSLANQLELQGYSTIQLESSVVDRMEYLVRPDKGRLLSETSSIALQHHGQRNFDIGITVCDGLSGPAIHENAYEGVSGFLECVAKTELRVAPVCLVTNGRVAIGDEIGHLLGCKMMILLVGERPGLSSSNSLGAYITYEPKPGITDEARNCISNIRTGGMSIAEGVRKITYLVESGLALGKTGVELKDKMSSSYLPLQGLIPSL, from the coding sequence ATGAACAATGACAGCACGGGAAAGCCGATCATAACCTCCGATCCATGGTCGAAGCTGCGCACTTTTACCGACGCCCGCATTGCTCTTGGGCGCTGCGGCACCAGTCTGCCGGTAAAGGAGAGCCTTGAGTTCAAGCTGGCCCATGCCAGAGCCAGGGATGCCGTTTTGGTCCCGGCCGACATGGTTTCACTTGCCAACCAACTCGAGCTGCAGGGATACTCTACAATTCAGCTGGAAAGTTCTGTTGTCGACAGAATGGAATATCTGGTTCGTCCGGATAAGGGCAGACTGCTGAGCGAGACATCGTCAATAGCGCTGCAGCATCATGGCCAGAGAAATTTTGATATAGGCATCACGGTTTGCGACGGCTTATCGGGTCCGGCAATCCATGAAAATGCGTATGAGGGCGTGAGTGGTTTTTTAGAGTGTGTTGCCAAAACAGAGCTGAGGGTTGCACCCGTCTGCCTGGTGACCAATGGTAGGGTGGCAATTGGTGATGAGATCGGCCACCTGCTTGGCTGTAAAATGATGATTCTATTGGTGGGTGAGCGGCCCGGGCTGAGTTCATCGAACTCCCTGGGGGCCTATATAACCTATGAACCAAAGCCTGGAATAACCGATGAAGCCCGGAATTGCATCTCCAATATTCGTACAGGGGGGATGAGTATAGCAGAGGGAGTGCGAAAAATAACCTATCTGGTTGAATCGGGTTTGGCTCTGGGTAAGACCGGTGTGGAGTTGAAAGATAAGATGAGCAGCAGTTATCTGCCATTGCAAGGACTGATCCCCAGTCTTTAG